One part of the Geoanaerobacter pelophilus genome encodes these proteins:
- a CDS encoding sigma-54-dependent transcriptional regulator, whose protein sequence is MKHGVIILDDDVAILQMLKTNLASDDLHIYLETDSESAIKCILTEHPSVAIIDINLPNKSGFEVLQQIKKIDPGLSVIMATAHNTTQNAIEAMKYGAYDYVTKPFDFRKMKTTVQKALECNLLNRKVRFTKEREPVNKEALDEDIMIGSAPEMIEIWKMVGKVADSDATALIQGESGTGKELLARAVYNYSKRKNRPFLAVNCAALPETLLESELFGHEKGAFTDAHTRRIGKFEQCNGGTIFLDEIGEMSMANQGKLLRVLENQEFERVGGNETIKVDVRVIAATNKSLLQLVKEKTFRLDLFYRLRVVSFYLPALRDRMEDIPLLIDLFIRRFSHKYGKKIKGIAPEAQEMLLSHPWEGNIRELKNVINSATVLCKGDVLLPTDFDALLEARSGMKEIDLDMVGEDYYAVFWSMLEPVFEGLCAKNKGAIYENINMGLEKALIHMAMQKTSNNQVVAAKLLGISRNTLRDRIDRYKIGSPDS, encoded by the coding sequence ATGAAGCACGGCGTAATTATTCTTGATGACGATGTAGCTATTTTACAGATGCTTAAAACCAATCTTGCGAGCGATGATCTTCATATATATCTCGAAACAGACAGTGAGTCGGCAATCAAATGTATCCTGACCGAACATCCCAGCGTTGCCATCATAGATATTAATCTACCCAATAAATCCGGATTTGAAGTGCTGCAGCAGATAAAGAAAATTGATCCGGGGTTGTCTGTAATAATGGCAACTGCTCATAATACAACCCAAAATGCCATTGAGGCGATGAAGTACGGCGCCTACGATTATGTAACAAAGCCATTTGATTTCAGAAAGATGAAAACCACAGTGCAGAAAGCACTGGAGTGCAATCTGCTAAACAGAAAAGTCCGTTTTACCAAGGAAAGAGAGCCGGTCAACAAAGAGGCGCTGGACGAAGATATCATGATTGGATCAGCGCCGGAAATGATAGAGATTTGGAAGATGGTCGGCAAGGTGGCAGATTCCGATGCTACCGCTCTGATCCAGGGAGAAAGCGGCACTGGTAAGGAACTGCTGGCCCGCGCTGTCTATAATTACTCCAAACGGAAAAATCGGCCGTTTCTTGCTGTAAACTGTGCTGCCTTGCCTGAAACACTTCTGGAGAGTGAACTTTTTGGTCATGAAAAAGGTGCCTTTACCGACGCGCACACCCGCCGGATCGGGAAATTCGAGCAATGCAACGGCGGCACAATTTTCCTCGACGAAATCGGCGAAATGAGTATGGCGAATCAGGGCAAGCTGCTCAGGGTGCTTGAAAACCAGGAATTTGAGCGGGTTGGAGGCAATGAGACGATAAAGGTTGACGTGAGGGTGATTGCCGCCACCAACAAATCACTGTTGCAACTGGTGAAAGAGAAGACTTTTCGACTCGACCTTTTCTATCGACTGCGGGTTGTGTCCTTTTATCTGCCGGCGCTTCGGGACAGAATGGAAGATATCCCTCTTTTGATCGATCTTTTTATTCGAAGGTTTTCCCATAAATACGGTAAAAAAATTAAGGGAATAGCGCCTGAAGCGCAGGAAATGCTGCTCAGCCACCCATGGGAAGGCAATATCCGCGAACTAAAGAATGTGATTAACTCTGCGACAGTGCTCTGTAAGGGTGATGTGCTGCTTCCTACAGACTTCGACGCCTTGCTCGAAGCCCGATCAGGCATGAAGGAAATAGATCTGGATATGGTCGGTGAAGACTATTATGCTGTTTTCTGGAGCATGCTTGAACCTGTCTTTGAAGGGCTTTGTGCCAAGAACAAAGGCGCAATTTATGAAAATATAAATATGGGGCTTGAAAAAGCACTTATTCATATGGCGATGCAGAAGACCAGTAACAACCAGGTCGTTGCCGCCAAGCTGCTGGGAATAAGCCGTAACACTCTGCGAGACAGGATTGACCGGTATAAAATCGGCAGCCCGGACTCATAA
- a CDS encoding class 1 fructose-bisphosphatase, protein MYSEPGKTKFQIDLRRHLREQDICENLIHVICEIAEACKYVINAVRTGDLGVAGTSNLYGEEQLALDVLSDRILKKRLIHTGVVCNIASEEMDEIYQAQAAADGLYSVAYDPLDGSSLVDVNLAVGTIVSIYKGSDLLQPGRNQVAAMYVLYGPRVSLVYSVGKGVYEFTLNQLMEFTLTRENVTMKPAGDIYSPGGLRNKYTPENEKFIRFLEDKGCKLRYSGGFVPDINQVLMKGKGIFMYPALQGSPKGKLRLLFELNPMAYLIEQAGGAASNGVIDILDIQPESLDHRAPVYIGCRDDVEKAKDFLNNKVK, encoded by the coding sequence ATGTACAGTGAACCAGGAAAAACCAAGTTTCAGATCGACCTCCGCAGGCATCTCCGCGAACAGGATATTTGTGAAAATCTTATACACGTAATTTGCGAGATAGCCGAAGCCTGTAAATATGTGATTAATGCAGTGCGCACCGGTGACCTTGGTGTGGCAGGAACCTCAAACCTCTATGGTGAAGAACAGCTTGCCCTTGATGTTCTTTCTGACCGGATATTGAAAAAACGACTTATCCATACCGGCGTTGTCTGCAATATCGCATCTGAGGAGATGGATGAGATCTATCAGGCGCAAGCAGCAGCAGATGGCCTTTACTCAGTGGCTTATGATCCCTTGGATGGTTCATCTCTTGTAGACGTGAATCTGGCGGTCGGGACCATCGTATCAATTTACAAAGGAAGTGACCTCCTGCAGCCCGGAAGAAACCAGGTTGCTGCAATGTATGTTCTTTACGGGCCGAGAGTTTCTCTGGTTTATTCGGTCGGCAAAGGGGTTTACGAGTTTACTCTGAACCAGTTGATGGAGTTTACGCTGACTCGTGAGAATGTGACCATGAAACCTGCGGGTGATATCTACTCGCCTGGTGGATTGCGCAATAAATATACCCCCGAGAACGAGAAGTTCATCAGGTTTCTTGAGGATAAAGGGTGCAAACTCAGGTATTCCGGTGGGTTTGTTCCGGATATAAACCAGGTGTTAATGAAGGGTAAAGGGATATTCATGTACCCAGCTCTTCAAGGATCTCCTAAAGGCAAACTTCGCCTGCTTTTTGAGCTTAATCCCATGGCGTATCTTATTGAGCAGGCTGGTGGTGCCGCCAGCAATGGGGTAATAGATATCCTCGACATTCAACCTGAAAGCCTTGATCACCGGGCTCCAGTATATATCGGTTGCCGTGATGACGTTGAAAAAGCCAAGGATTTTCTGAATAATAAGGTCAAATAG
- a CDS encoding S41 family peptidase yields MKKKLLIILSAIVVMVVICVVFLGFYLAKSSGHATEQENIRLIKEVISIVKKEYVEEVETKKLLQSAITGMLSSLDPHSAYMPSDSFKEMKVQMSGSFGGIGIEISIKDNKLTIIAPIEDTPGYKAGLKANDHIWKINDKYTKGMSINDAVSMMRGEKGTKVTLTILRDGNGTPVTYPIIRDIIQTKSLKSRSIDTGIGYIRIGHFQETTGAEFAKSLKTLKEQNGGAIKSLIIDLRNNPGGLLNQAVEVANCFIGEGFSNGLVVYTEGREPSAKMKLSTKIGDKEPHYPIVVLVNGGSASASEILAGALQDHKRAIILGTQTFGKGSVQSVMPLRDNAGLKLTTARYFTPSGRSIQAKGITPDIIVNRLAPQGQKPSPEKDIKENDLKGRLNPSTNKSIEEKKAVPEKPAAIKTDEELKNDHQLARAVELLKGLEVMSSRVTPAK; encoded by the coding sequence ATGAAAAAAAAGCTGTTAATCATCTTGTCTGCCATAGTAGTGATGGTGGTTATTTGTGTCGTGTTCCTCGGTTTTTATCTTGCTAAAAGTTCAGGTCATGCCACTGAGCAGGAAAACATCAGACTGATCAAAGAAGTCATATCGATTGTAAAGAAAGAGTATGTTGAGGAAGTTGAGACCAAGAAGCTTCTGCAGAGCGCAATTACCGGCATGCTCTCCTCTCTTGACCCTCATAGTGCCTACATGCCCTCCGACTCTTTTAAAGAGATGAAAGTCCAGATGTCGGGATCTTTTGGCGGTATCGGCATAGAAATATCTATTAAAGACAATAAACTAACCATTATAGCCCCAATAGAAGACACCCCGGGCTACAAAGCCGGTCTCAAGGCTAACGATCATATCTGGAAAATTAATGACAAATATACTAAAGGCATGTCAATCAATGACGCCGTAAGCATGATGCGTGGAGAAAAAGGAACAAAAGTTACCCTTACCATACTGAGAGATGGCAATGGCACTCCAGTCACCTACCCTATCATTAGAGATATCATTCAGACAAAAAGCCTTAAATCTCGTTCTATTGATACCGGCATAGGATATATCAGAATTGGCCATTTCCAGGAAACTACCGGGGCTGAGTTTGCAAAATCGCTTAAGACGTTGAAGGAACAGAATGGCGGTGCAATAAAGAGCCTTATCATTGATCTGCGTAATAACCCCGGCGGTCTCCTCAATCAGGCAGTTGAGGTGGCAAACTGCTTTATCGGTGAAGGATTCAGCAACGGTTTGGTCGTTTATACCGAGGGGAGAGAACCGTCCGCAAAGATGAAACTCTCCACTAAGATCGGCGATAAGGAACCGCACTATCCGATCGTGGTTTTGGTGAACGGAGGCAGCGCCAGCGCTTCGGAAATCCTGGCAGGGGCTCTGCAGGATCATAAACGAGCCATTATTCTGGGCACCCAAACATTCGGCAAAGGATCGGTGCAGTCTGTTATGCCACTGCGCGACAATGCCGGACTTAAACTTACCACAGCCAGGTATTTCACCCCGAGTGGGCGATCAATCCAGGCAAAAGGAATAACCCCGGATATCATTGTCAATCGCTTGGCTCCTCAGGGACAGAAACCTTCTCCGGAAAAAGACATAAAAGAGAACGACCTTAAAGGAAGACTCAATCCTTCTACCAATAAAAGTATTGAAGAGAAAAAGGCAGTTCCAGAAAAGCCCGCTGCCATTAAAACCGATGAAGAGCTTAAGAATGACCACCAGCTTGCAAGGGCCGTGGAACTGCTTAAAGGACTGGAAGTTATGAGTAGCAGGGTGACTCCTGCCAAGTAG
- a CDS encoding ExeA family protein translates to MYCDFYGFKEQPFAITPNPRFIFLSKYHREAFAHLLYGIESHAGFIELTGEVGSGKTTILRSLLGQLDDSKHRTALIFNPKLSADELLRTINREFGILATGTIDELMHALNQFLLNENAAARTAVLVIDEAQNLDPAVLEQIRMISNLETDTDKLIQIVLAGQPELVDLLESDHLRQLNQRIKVRFHLPPLDLEDMASYIDHRLEIAGGWKAATFAPMALKKIFNYSNGLPRLVNVLCDRALLIGFTEESREISPKMIDLAIRELRRENLPKSYVPLLWRLAAAAAITVALVSTGFIIGQYIESSNSQSTAAQASLSAGSSAAAPQVTDAIKSDLEQISELDCATQGFNELARLWNIKPVVEYNGKTVHRGLELVAARRGMRLLNLKQMQIRDIVATNAPCLLELSIPGIKGTRYIALTRIGSGEFFLLSPVSKMTWALPEKTLATYWTGTAYLLWRNVNNLPDSIQPGTSSVEIRKLQTMLAKAGSYSGKQSGTFDNATQEAVRKFQKAHFITPDGVPGPRTLLNLYRACGETKGPNLSNTGRT, encoded by the coding sequence ATGTATTGCGACTTTTACGGGTTCAAGGAACAACCGTTTGCCATTACACCCAACCCTCGTTTCATCTTCCTGAGCAAGTACCACAGGGAAGCTTTTGCACATCTGCTCTACGGAATCGAAAGCCATGCCGGCTTTATCGAACTTACCGGAGAAGTAGGCTCCGGCAAGACAACGATTCTTCGCTCTCTACTCGGCCAGCTTGATGACTCAAAACACCGTACGGCACTAATTTTTAACCCAAAGCTCTCCGCCGATGAACTACTACGCACAATTAACCGTGAATTTGGCATTCTTGCGACCGGCACCATCGATGAACTGATGCATGCTCTCAACCAGTTCCTGCTCAATGAAAATGCCGCGGCGAGAACTGCTGTGCTCGTCATTGATGAAGCCCAAAATCTAGATCCTGCGGTTCTTGAGCAAATCAGGATGATCTCCAACCTGGAAACAGATACGGATAAACTCATCCAGATAGTACTTGCCGGGCAGCCGGAACTGGTTGACCTGCTGGAAAGCGATCATCTACGGCAACTCAACCAGCGCATCAAGGTCAGATTCCATCTCCCGCCGCTAGACCTCGAAGATATGGCATCATATATAGACCATCGCCTGGAAATTGCCGGGGGCTGGAAAGCCGCCACCTTTGCCCCCATGGCTTTAAAGAAAATTTTCAACTACTCCAACGGGCTGCCGCGTCTTGTTAATGTACTCTGTGACCGGGCTCTATTGATAGGTTTCACTGAAGAATCTCGCGAAATATCGCCCAAAATGATTGATCTTGCCATACGGGAGTTGCGCCGGGAAAACCTGCCTAAATCGTACGTACCTTTGCTCTGGCGTCTTGCTGCCGCAGCAGCCATTACCGTGGCGTTGGTATCAACTGGCTTTATCATCGGCCAATACATTGAATCCAGCAATTCGCAAAGCACTGCTGCCCAAGCCAGTCTATCCGCAGGCTCATCAGCAGCCGCGCCTCAGGTTACGGACGCAATAAAGTCAGACCTTGAGCAAATAAGCGAACTTGATTGTGCGACCCAAGGCTTCAATGAACTGGCAAGGCTTTGGAACATTAAGCCTGTCGTGGAGTACAATGGAAAAACCGTTCATCGCGGCCTGGAACTTGTTGCCGCCAGACGTGGGATGAGACTGCTAAACCTCAAGCAGATGCAAATCAGGGATATTGTCGCAACAAATGCACCTTGCCTGCTGGAACTCAGCATACCTGGCATAAAAGGGACTCGATATATTGCCCTCACACGAATAGGGTCAGGAGAATTTTTTCTACTATCACCCGTTTCAAAAATGACATGGGCGTTGCCTGAAAAAACTTTGGCAACCTACTGGACAGGCACCGCATATCTCCTCTGGCGCAACGTAAACAACCTCCCGGACTCAATCCAACCGGGAACAAGTTCAGTAGAGATTCGCAAACTCCAAACCATGCTTGCCAAGGCAGGCAGCTATTCAGGCAAGCAGAGCGGCACTTTTGACAATGCCACCCAAGAGGCTGTCAGGAAATTCCAGAAAGCCCATTTCATAACTCCGGACGGGGTGCCTGGTCCCAGAACCCTGTTAAACCTCTATCGAGCCTGCGGTGAAACCAAAGGACCAAATCTTAGCAATACTGGGAGAACTTAG
- a CDS encoding general secretion pathway protein GspB codes for MSSILKALQKLEQDKETRKTKEPDISTAIKMSGRSRKEHANRWLVPALLAMVAAISILVTYSVMGGFSATRQTTGQPSRLQATQQEAQPAKSQTSPQTPATEVSPAVLAPRIGVTEPTAKVLENTSRPAKAPILPAPSVSTSQPAKPQESVTSQQPAPVAQTTEPPADKVAPKPRLRVSGIAWQQDSASRIAVINGAAVSEGGNVDGAKVEQIFPDKVRFSQGGKSFEISLDHEGR; via the coding sequence ATGAGCTCAATTCTCAAGGCTCTCCAAAAACTTGAACAGGATAAAGAAACCCGTAAGACTAAAGAACCGGACATCTCAACTGCGATCAAAATGTCCGGTCGGTCAAGAAAAGAGCATGCCAACAGGTGGCTCGTTCCAGCGCTTCTTGCAATGGTTGCAGCTATCTCAATCCTTGTTACCTACTCTGTCATGGGCGGGTTTTCCGCCACCAGACAGACAACCGGCCAACCAAGTCGGCTACAGGCAACTCAACAGGAAGCACAACCCGCTAAATCTCAAACTAGCCCACAAACGCCGGCGACTGAAGTAAGTCCCGCTGTATTGGCACCAAGAATTGGTGTCACAGAACCAACCGCAAAAGTCTTAGAAAACACCTCCAGACCGGCAAAGGCTCCGATATTGCCAGCTCCGTCAGTATCAACGTCGCAACCGGCAAAGCCTCAGGAATCAGTCACTTCTCAGCAACCAGCACCGGTTGCGCAAACAACGGAACCACCTGCAGATAAAGTTGCGCCAAAACCCAGATTGAGAGTCAGCGGCATAGCTTGGCAACAGGACAGCGCTTCCCGCATTGCGGTGATCAACGGCGCCGCAGTTTCAGAGGGAGGAAATGTGGACGGAGCAAAAGTGGAACAGATTTTCCCGGATAAAGTAAGGTTCTCGCAAGGAGGAAAATCCTTCGAAATCTCACTTGATCATGAAGGCCGGTAA
- a CDS encoding rhomboid family intramembrane serine protease: MTQRAMLCPRCRKIIGSNEVTCSWCGASRPSSLLASAAWTRGALDGDWLIRAIITLNIGFYILSLMVSSHRGGGLNPLSFMAPDQTSLLLLGGTGTMPIGQFGRYWTLISASYLHGGILHLIFNLMALRQIAPWVSQEYGPNRMFIIYTLGGVAGFWVSWLAGVHFTIGASAAVCGLIGSLLYFGKSRGGTYGAMVYREVSGWVIGLILFGLIMPGINNWGHGGGLLGGILLGMMLGYQDHGNETAFHRILSLSCVVLTVGVLGWAIFSTLVLILAR, translated from the coding sequence ATGACTCAAAGAGCAATGCTCTGTCCCCGCTGCCGGAAGATAATCGGCAGCAACGAAGTAACCTGTTCCTGGTGTGGCGCATCCCGCCCTTCGTCCCTGCTGGCTTCAGCAGCCTGGACTCGCGGAGCACTTGACGGTGATTGGCTGATAAGGGCCATCATTACTTTGAACATAGGGTTTTATATTTTGTCCCTCATGGTCAGTTCTCATCGTGGAGGCGGGCTGAATCCTTTAAGTTTTATGGCTCCTGACCAGACAAGCCTCCTTTTACTCGGTGGGACGGGTACTATGCCGATCGGCCAGTTTGGCCGATACTGGACGTTGATCTCTGCCAGTTATCTTCATGGCGGGATTCTCCATCTGATCTTCAATCTTATGGCTTTGCGGCAAATCGCCCCATGGGTCAGCCAGGAATATGGCCCAAACAGGATGTTTATCATCTACACCCTGGGAGGAGTCGCAGGCTTCTGGGTATCTTGGCTGGCTGGAGTTCACTTTACCATCGGAGCTTCTGCTGCTGTCTGCGGTCTTATCGGGTCTCTGCTTTATTTCGGTAAGAGCCGGGGGGGAACCTATGGCGCCATGGTATATCGTGAAGTCAGCGGATGGGTAATCGGCCTGATTCTGTTTGGTCTGATAATGCCAGGGATAAACAACTGGGGGCATGGTGGAGGGCTGTTAGGTGGGATATTGCTCGGAATGATGCTCGGTTATCAGGACCATGGCAATGAAACGGCTTTTCATCGCATTCTGTCATTATCCTGTGTGGTTCTGACAGTCGGTGTGCTTGGCTGGGCGATTTTCAGTACATTAGTTCTCATTCTTGCGCGGTAA
- a CDS encoding methyltransferase family protein produces the protein MSTPLFKVKKGRDVWWRGERGEWYVVIQFFLILLVIFGPRSFNSMPCWFSSPGRSASYAGAALLLSGFILALAGTINLGRNLTPLPSPKRDAILVQSGAYRLVRHPIYSGILLMAFGWSFAIHSIPTLFYAALLFGFFDLKSRREEIWLVQKFPEYTNYQRRVRKLIPLVY, from the coding sequence ATGAGCACACCACTGTTCAAGGTCAAAAAGGGAAGGGATGTTTGGTGGAGGGGTGAACGGGGAGAATGGTATGTAGTCATCCAGTTTTTCCTGATCCTTCTGGTGATATTCGGACCTCGGTCATTTAATAGCATGCCTTGCTGGTTTTCATCCCCCGGCCGGTCGGCATCTTACGCCGGTGCTGCTTTGCTTCTTTCTGGGTTCATTCTGGCACTGGCCGGGACCATCAACCTAGGCCGCAATCTCACCCCCTTGCCGTCTCCGAAGCGTGATGCCATTCTTGTGCAGTCTGGCGCCTATCGCTTGGTGAGGCATCCTATCTACAGCGGGATACTATTGATGGCTTTTGGATGGTCCTTCGCCATCCACAGCATTCCTACCCTGTTTTATGCGGCGCTCTTGTTTGGGTTTTTTGATCTGAAATCGCGCCGGGAAGAGATCTGGCTGGTGCAGAAGTTCCCTGAATACACTAATTACCAAAGGCGTGTTCGCAAGCTGATCCCTCTGGTGTACTGA
- a CDS encoding nucleotide pyrophosphohydrolase, which yields MKTKATITSLASLRDRLREFSQERDWDQYHTPKNLSMALIGEAAELVEHFQWVEGSQSHLLEEKTRHSVEEELADILIYLVRISDKLDVDLYQAVERKLEINERKYPAEKVRGSAKKYTEYVD from the coding sequence GTGAAAACCAAGGCCACTATTACCTCCCTGGCGTCGCTCAGGGATCGACTGCGGGAGTTTTCTCAAGAGCGTGACTGGGACCAGTACCACACTCCTAAGAATCTTTCCATGGCGCTTATTGGTGAGGCGGCTGAACTGGTCGAGCATTTCCAGTGGGTTGAGGGGAGCCAAAGCCACCTTCTTGAAGAAAAGACGCGCCACTCTGTGGAAGAAGAACTGGCCGACATCCTGATTTATCTGGTACGGATTTCGGACAAGCTTGATGTGGATCTCTACCAGGCGGTTGAGCGCAAGTTGGAGATCAATGAGCGGAAGTACCCGGCGGAAAAGGTCCGGGGGAGCGCAAAAAAGTATACTGAGTATGTCGATTGA